The following proteins are encoded in a genomic region of Acipenser ruthenus chromosome 4, fAciRut3.2 maternal haplotype, whole genome shotgun sequence:
- the LOC117399584 gene encoding ankyrin repeat domain-containing protein 29-like isoform X3: MSFKKETPLANAVFWAARKGNLAVLQLLLNSGRVDVDCKDSLATTALMVASYCGQCDCIRELIMQGADINLQREASLQTGATALFFAAQQGNNDIVKLLFEFGASTEFQTKDGGTALSAACQYGHSKVVETLLKNGSNVHDQLHDSATALFLAAQEGHVTVIRQLMSSGARVNQPREDGTTPLWIAAQMGHSEVVRVLLLRGADRDADRKDGSTPLFKAAYKGHTDVIEELLKFSPSLSLLKNNELPADLTKNQRILRVLWTKDTNRNS; encoded by the exons ATGTCTTTTAAG aagGAAACCCCGCTTGCCAATGCTGTATTTTGGGCTGCAAGGAAAGGGAACTTGGCTGTCCTGCAACTGCTGTTAAACAGCGGCCGTGTGGATGTAGACTGCAAAGACAGT CTTGCTACTACAGCACTTATGGTAGCATCCTACTGTGGCCAGTGTGATTGTATCCGAGAGCTGATCATGCAAGGGGCAGACATCAACCTTCAGAGAGAG GCTTCTCTCCAGACAGGCGCCACTGCTTTGTTTTTCGCTGCACAGCAAGGGAACAATGACATTGTGAAGCTTCTTTTTGAGTTTGGAGCATCAACCGAATTCCAAACCAAA GATGGGGGTACTGCGCTCTCAGCAGCCTGTCAGTATGGACACTCGAAAGTGGTGGAAACCCTGCTGAAGAATGGCTCTAATGTTCATGACCAGCTACAT GATAGTGCAACTGCTCTATTCCTTGCTGCGCAAGAAGGTCATGTGACTGTAATTCGTCAGCTTATGTCATCAGGTGCCAGGGTAAACCAGCCAAGGGAG GATGGGACTACTCCATTATGGATTGCTGCCCAGATGGGACACAGTGAAGTTGTGAGGGTTCTCTTACTCCGTGGTGCTGACCGAGATGCTGACAGAAAA gatggcTCCACACCTTTGTTTAAAGCTGCATACAAAGGACACACGGATGTTATAGAGGAGCTGCTCAAATTCTCTCCATCGCTTAGCCTTCTAAAG aataatGAACTACCAGCAGATCTTACAAAAAATCAACGGATTCTTAGAGTTTTATGGACTAAAGACACAAATAGAAACAGCTGA
- the LOC117399584 gene encoding ankyrin repeat domain-containing protein 29-like isoform X1 encodes MSFKKETPLANAVFWAARKGNLAVLQLLLNSGRVDVDCKDSLATTALMVASYCGQCDCIRELIMQGADINLQREASLQTGATALFFAAQQGNNDIVKLLFEFGASTEFQTKDGGTALSAACQYGHSKVVETLLKNGSNVHDQLHDSATALFLAAQEGHVTVIRQLMSSGARVNQPREDGTTPLWIAAQMGHSEVVRVLLLRGADRDADRKDGSTPLFKAAYKGHTDVIEELLKFSPSLSLLKNGSTVLHAAVMGGNVRSVVLLLGAGADPTLRNKNNELPADLTKNQRILRVLWTKDTNRNS; translated from the exons ATGTCTTTTAAG aagGAAACCCCGCTTGCCAATGCTGTATTTTGGGCTGCAAGGAAAGGGAACTTGGCTGTCCTGCAACTGCTGTTAAACAGCGGCCGTGTGGATGTAGACTGCAAAGACAGT CTTGCTACTACAGCACTTATGGTAGCATCCTACTGTGGCCAGTGTGATTGTATCCGAGAGCTGATCATGCAAGGGGCAGACATCAACCTTCAGAGAGAG GCTTCTCTCCAGACAGGCGCCACTGCTTTGTTTTTCGCTGCACAGCAAGGGAACAATGACATTGTGAAGCTTCTTTTTGAGTTTGGAGCATCAACCGAATTCCAAACCAAA GATGGGGGTACTGCGCTCTCAGCAGCCTGTCAGTATGGACACTCGAAAGTGGTGGAAACCCTGCTGAAGAATGGCTCTAATGTTCATGACCAGCTACAT GATAGTGCAACTGCTCTATTCCTTGCTGCGCAAGAAGGTCATGTGACTGTAATTCGTCAGCTTATGTCATCAGGTGCCAGGGTAAACCAGCCAAGGGAG GATGGGACTACTCCATTATGGATTGCTGCCCAGATGGGACACAGTGAAGTTGTGAGGGTTCTCTTACTCCGTGGTGCTGACCGAGATGCTGACAGAAAA gatggcTCCACACCTTTGTTTAAAGCTGCATACAAAGGACACACGGATGTTATAGAGGAGCTGCTCAAATTCTCTCCATCGCTTAGCCTTCTAAAG AATGGGTCCACAGTTCTCCATGCTGCAGTAATGGGAGGAAATGTAAGATCAGTGGTACTGCTGCTAGGAGCTGGTGCTGACCCTACACTAAGAAATAAG aataatGAACTACCAGCAGATCTTACAAAAAATCAACGGATTCTTAGAGTTTTATGGACTAAAGACACAAATAGAAACAGCTGA
- the LOC117399584 gene encoding ankyrin repeat domain-containing protein 29-like isoform X2, with protein MSFKKETPLANAVFWAARKGNLAVLQLLLNSGRVDVDCKDSLATTALMVASYCGQCDCIRELIMQGADINLQRETGATALFFAAQQGNNDIVKLLFEFGASTEFQTKDGGTALSAACQYGHSKVVETLLKNGSNVHDQLHDSATALFLAAQEGHVTVIRQLMSSGARVNQPREDGTTPLWIAAQMGHSEVVRVLLLRGADRDADRKDGSTPLFKAAYKGHTDVIEELLKFSPSLSLLKNGSTVLHAAVMGGNVRSVVLLLGAGADPTLRNKNNELPADLTKNQRILRVLWTKDTNRNS; from the exons ATGTCTTTTAAG aagGAAACCCCGCTTGCCAATGCTGTATTTTGGGCTGCAAGGAAAGGGAACTTGGCTGTCCTGCAACTGCTGTTAAACAGCGGCCGTGTGGATGTAGACTGCAAAGACAGT CTTGCTACTACAGCACTTATGGTAGCATCCTACTGTGGCCAGTGTGATTGTATCCGAGAGCTGATCATGCAAGGGGCAGACATCAACCTTCAGAGAGAG ACAGGCGCCACTGCTTTGTTTTTCGCTGCACAGCAAGGGAACAATGACATTGTGAAGCTTCTTTTTGAGTTTGGAGCATCAACCGAATTCCAAACCAAA GATGGGGGTACTGCGCTCTCAGCAGCCTGTCAGTATGGACACTCGAAAGTGGTGGAAACCCTGCTGAAGAATGGCTCTAATGTTCATGACCAGCTACAT GATAGTGCAACTGCTCTATTCCTTGCTGCGCAAGAAGGTCATGTGACTGTAATTCGTCAGCTTATGTCATCAGGTGCCAGGGTAAACCAGCCAAGGGAG GATGGGACTACTCCATTATGGATTGCTGCCCAGATGGGACACAGTGAAGTTGTGAGGGTTCTCTTACTCCGTGGTGCTGACCGAGATGCTGACAGAAAA gatggcTCCACACCTTTGTTTAAAGCTGCATACAAAGGACACACGGATGTTATAGAGGAGCTGCTCAAATTCTCTCCATCGCTTAGCCTTCTAAAG AATGGGTCCACAGTTCTCCATGCTGCAGTAATGGGAGGAAATGTAAGATCAGTGGTACTGCTGCTAGGAGCTGGTGCTGACCCTACACTAAGAAATAAG aataatGAACTACCAGCAGATCTTACAAAAAATCAACGGATTCTTAGAGTTTTATGGACTAAAGACACAAATAGAAACAGCTGA